One window of Populus nigra chromosome 5, ddPopNigr1.1, whole genome shotgun sequence genomic DNA carries:
- the LOC133693997 gene encoding 2,3-bisphosphoglycerate-dependent phosphoglycerate mutase 1-like produces the protein MATAVFHQALGTAQSHQHLQNSGSRLVFGNASLKLISKGFKVDIGLSRRASYSSWKKKFGVIQASASQTSVVQPVSYPPNNSSDELRKKSSEAALILIRHGESLWNEKNLFTGCVDVPLTKKGVEEAIEAGKRISNIPVDMIYTSALIRAQMTAMLAMTQHRRKKVPIILHNENEQAREWSQIFSEDTKKQSIPVVAASQLNERMYGELQGLNKQETADRFGKEKVHEWRRSYDIPPPNGESLEMCAERAVAYFKDHIEPQLLSGKNVMIAAHGNSLRSIIMYLDKLTSQEVINLELSTGIPMLYILKEGKFIRRGSPAGPTEAGVYAYTRSLALYRQKLDDMLR, from the exons ATGGCCACTGCTGTGTTTCACCAAGCCTTAGGGACCGCTCAGTCCCATCAACACCTCCAGAACTCCGGCTCTCGTCTTGTGTTTGGCAATGCTTCGTTGAAACTGATATCTAAAGGTTTTAAGGTTGACATTGGACTGTCAAGAAGAGCTAGTTATAGttcttggaagaagaaatttGGTGTTATTCAAGCCTCGGCTTCTCAAACTTCAGTGGTTCAACCGGTTTCATATCCCCCAAATAACAGCTCTGATGAGTTACGAAAGAAATCAA GTGAAGCAGCTTTGATACTGATTAGGCATGGTGAGTCACTATGGAATGAAAAGAACCTCTTCACAGGCTGTGTTGATGTGCCATTGACAAAGAAGGGTGTGGAGGAGGCAATTGAAGCTGGTAAGAGAATCAGCAACATACCCGTCGACATGATATATACATCAGCCTTGATACGTGCGCAGATGACTGCCATGCTTGCCATGACTCAGCATCGTCGCAAAAAG GTTCCTATCATTTTACACAATGAGAATGAACAGGCAAGGGAATGGAGTCAAATTTTTAGTGAAGATACAAAAAAGCAATCCATCCCAGTTGTAGCAGCTTCGCAATTAAATGAAAGAAT GTATGGTGAATTGCAGGGTCTCAATAAGCAGGAAACAGCAGATAGGTTTGGAAAGGAAAAGGTTCATGAGTGGCGGAGGAGTTATGACATACCTCCACCCAATGGCGAGAGTTTGGAAATGTGTGCTGAAAGAGCAGTTGcttatttcaaagatcat ATTGAACCTCAACTTCTATCTGGGAAGAATGTGATGATTGCTGCCCATGGGAATTCACTGAGATCCATCATCATGTACCTTGACAAATTGACTTCACAGGAG GTTATCAACTTAGAATTATCAACTGGAATACCAATGCTTTACATATTAAAAGAGGGGAAATTCATTAGGAGGGGAAGTCCTGCAGGACCAACTGAGGCTGGCGTGTATGCATATACTAGG AGTTTAGCTCTATATAGGCAGAAGTTAGATGATATGCTGCGTTAA